Proteins from one Bifidobacterium sp. ESL0732 genomic window:
- a CDS encoding zinc-binding dehydrogenase: protein MKSWMFYGTNKPLKLEEVPEPHAAADGVVIDVKAAGLCHTDVGCIRDPGWMSLCKPVPFALGHENAGVITEVGSDVKGFKVGDRVALCPTTSAGTPGFAFDGGFGPKIAIGAEALVRIPDSIDFVKGAAATDAGMTSYHAVVVQGEVKKGENVGIIGVGGLGQIGARVAHLLGANVYVAEVKESIWPMAKELGAVDVKKSIKEFKDIQFDKIIDFAGFGDTTADAVDVIKRDGTVVLVGMGKLESNINTKSLIINECTLRGSNGGTKEDIEGVYKLMANGELNPVTTTIPASKIPEGLQQLEDGDVRGRLVAVYE, encoded by the coding sequence ATGAAGTCATGGATGTTTTATGGCACAAATAAGCCGTTGAAGCTGGAGGAGGTGCCGGAGCCGCACGCCGCGGCCGATGGAGTCGTCATCGATGTCAAGGCCGCGGGGCTGTGCCACACCGATGTCGGCTGCATTCGCGACCCGGGCTGGATGTCGCTGTGCAAGCCGGTACCTTTCGCGCTTGGCCATGAGAACGCCGGTGTCATCACCGAGGTCGGCAGTGACGTCAAAGGCTTCAAGGTCGGAGATAGAGTTGCATTGTGCCCGACGACTTCCGCCGGTACGCCCGGGTTTGCTTTCGACGGCGGGTTCGGCCCGAAGATCGCCATTGGCGCTGAGGCGCTGGTACGTATCCCGGATTCGATTGATTTCGTCAAGGGTGCTGCCGCGACCGATGCTGGCATGACCTCGTATCATGCGGTGGTTGTGCAAGGCGAAGTCAAGAAGGGCGAGAACGTCGGCATCATCGGCGTCGGCGGATTGGGCCAGATCGGCGCTCGCGTCGCCCATCTGCTCGGAGCCAACGTCTATGTGGCAGAGGTCAAGGAATCCATCTGGCCGATGGCCAAGGAGCTCGGCGCCGTCGACGTCAAGAAGTCCATCAAGGAGTTCAAGGACATTCAGTTCGACAAGATCATCGATTTCGCGGGCTTTGGCGACACCACTGCCGATGCGGTTGACGTCATCAAGCGCGACGGCACTGTTGTACTCGTGGGCATGGGCAAGCTGGAAAGCAACATCAACACCAAGTCGCTCATCATCAACGAGTGCACCCTGCGCGGCTCCAACGGCGGCACCAAGGAAGACATTGAAGGCGTCTACAAGCTCATGGCCAATGGCGAACTCAACCCTGTGACCACCACCATCCCGGCTTCCAAGATCCCTGAGGGGTTGCAGCAGCTGGAAGATGGAGATGTCCGTGGTCGCCTCGTCGCCGTCTACGAGTGA
- a CDS encoding acyltransferase domain-containing protein, with product MDALQLAKKLNMPEEDIRELAKARNSSPAISKALLHSLASDDLATSVDTWHRLQKLVTPDEQGFRMLDAMLECAATESLEKYRQRGIPENIFFDTMGCFNRFTREHKASYGTYGFDRDFWTYRQLSLKLFRLGMLEFEYVEGENMPEYVRNARNADTANDDADEAKIKAINIHIPSDANIRDQYCDDSFRQIRAFTAQHFPDWNHATFVCSSWLLSPTLNKLLAPTSHIIRFQNRFRIVDTDPDAPDWREWVFQRCPADIADLPQRTSLQRNMKRYLLQGGKVGIGIGVIADPAR from the coding sequence ATGGATGCTTTGCAACTGGCTAAGAAGCTGAATATGCCCGAGGAAGACATACGAGAATTAGCCAAGGCCAGAAACTCCTCACCAGCGATTTCCAAGGCGCTTCTGCATTCGCTGGCCTCCGACGATTTAGCGACATCTGTCGACACGTGGCACCGACTGCAGAAACTGGTGACCCCAGACGAGCAGGGCTTCCGTATGCTTGACGCCATGCTGGAATGCGCGGCGACGGAAAGCCTCGAAAAATATCGGCAGAGAGGCATTCCCGAAAATATTTTCTTTGACACCATGGGCTGCTTCAACCGCTTCACGCGCGAGCACAAGGCCAGCTACGGAACGTACGGATTCGACCGTGACTTCTGGACGTATCGCCAGCTCAGTCTGAAGCTGTTTCGTCTGGGCATGCTGGAATTCGAATATGTCGAAGGCGAGAACATGCCTGAATATGTGAGGAATGCCAGGAATGCTGACACTGCAAATGATGACGCTGACGAGGCCAAAATCAAAGCCATCAATATCCATATTCCTTCGGACGCGAATATTCGCGACCAATACTGCGACGATTCCTTCCGGCAGATTCGGGCGTTCACCGCACAGCACTTCCCCGATTGGAACCACGCGACGTTCGTATGCAGTTCGTGGCTGCTGAGCCCCACATTGAACAAACTGCTGGCGCCGACCTCGCATATCATCCGTTTCCAGAACCGATTCCGAATCGTCGACACGGACCCGGACGCGCCGGATTGGCGCGAATGGGTGTTCCAACGCTGCCCGGCCGACATCGCTGACCTGCCTCAACGCACGTCTCTGCAGCGCAACATGAAACGCTATCTGCTGCAAGGTGGCAAAGTCGGAATCGGTATTGGCGTGATCGCTGATCCTGCTCGATAA
- a CDS encoding NAD(P)H-dependent oxidoreductase has product MTKFLAFTANPEPASLTQTIGKAFLEGAAGKGASTEFVDLHAIGFDPTYRMADRKQYLNEAPMPDDAAALQKKILDADVIALVFPVYWCSMPAMMKGFTERVLCRHFGYNPDGSKSAIADKKFRVIMLTGSSEKWYRDSGIDFAIRQQVIYYMFHHYCGVDDAELVYVDNLEMGDNSPEARAAASKHIERIKELGASLA; this is encoded by the coding sequence ATGACCAAATTCTTAGCATTTACGGCGAATCCGGAACCGGCATCACTGACGCAAACCATCGGCAAAGCGTTTCTCGAAGGAGCCGCCGGAAAAGGTGCGTCCACCGAGTTCGTCGATCTGCACGCCATCGGCTTTGACCCGACCTACCGCATGGCCGACCGCAAGCAGTACCTGAACGAGGCTCCGATGCCCGATGATGCGGCCGCCCTTCAAAAGAAGATCCTCGACGCCGACGTGATTGCGCTGGTCTTCCCGGTCTACTGGTGCTCGATGCCCGCGATGATGAAGGGTTTCACCGAGCGCGTGCTCTGCCGTCACTTCGGCTACAACCCCGACGGCAGCAAGTCCGCCATCGCCGACAAGAAGTTCCGCGTCATCATGCTTACCGGCAGTTCGGAGAAGTGGTATCGCGACAGCGGCATCGATTTCGCGATACGTCAGCAGGTCATCTACTACATGTTCCACCATTATTGCGGGGTGGACGACGCCGAGTTGGTCTACGTCGACAACCTCGAGATGGGCGACAATTCGCCTGAGGCCCGCGCAGCTGCGTCCAAGCATATCGAGCGCATCAAGGAGCTGGGCGCTTCGCTGGCGTGA
- a CDS encoding CapA family protein: MRQHNAANVASDNTVSNVAVNKKTTPKPVVTHHGNSPDCPDDDCIALFVNGDLLFHEGLWEHFQNNPSATDGTAFNFDPLFANMKPYIQRSDISVCEFETPIAPRGGPYSAYPIFNIPPEVADAAAHVGYNACTHGTNHSWDQGSAGIARLWDTLAADGIAQTGSYKTEEDSKKPLVINSPTGGGKLGLITGTVSLNGMTADQDWQVDRLRESGDPNHDSDIQKAVAKAKAARQQGADVVAIAMHSVQEYLTKADSWQVSEAHELADTGAFDVIYGAGCHCAQPIEKYHNTWIVYGLGNAVTVTSYIPGNEVNNQGVSARIQFAGKRGKPGTWRVNRIDWVPTANMQQGQYRWCPISNDHPDGFCWSPETDTQQEQRINNIIYSLGADNNVVHEWRLTDEQQQQPQLQSQPQQKQQQKK, encoded by the coding sequence ATGAGGCAACACAACGCTGCGAACGTTGCCAGCGATAATACTGTTTCAAATGTCGCCGTCAACAAGAAAACCACGCCTAAGCCGGTTGTGACGCATCACGGCAACTCTCCCGACTGCCCGGACGACGACTGCATCGCCCTGTTCGTCAACGGCGATCTGCTCTTCCACGAGGGACTGTGGGAGCACTTCCAGAACAATCCGAGCGCGACAGACGGCACGGCCTTCAACTTCGACCCGCTCTTCGCGAATATGAAGCCGTATATCCAGCGTTCCGACATTTCGGTCTGCGAGTTCGAGACGCCTATCGCGCCTCGCGGCGGCCCGTATTCCGCCTATCCGATCTTCAATATCCCGCCGGAGGTCGCGGACGCTGCGGCGCATGTGGGCTATAACGCGTGCACGCACGGCACGAACCACTCCTGGGACCAGGGCAGCGCCGGCATCGCGCGGCTTTGGGACACGCTGGCCGCCGATGGCATCGCGCAGACCGGGTCATACAAGACCGAAGAGGATTCGAAGAAGCCGCTGGTCATCAACTCCCCCACCGGAGGCGGCAAGCTGGGGCTGATCACCGGAACGGTCTCCCTCAACGGGATGACCGCCGACCAGGATTGGCAGGTCGACCGGCTGCGCGAATCCGGCGATCCCAATCATGACTCGGACATCCAGAAAGCCGTCGCCAAGGCCAAGGCGGCACGCCAGCAGGGCGCGGACGTGGTGGCAATCGCTATGCATTCGGTGCAGGAGTACCTGACGAAGGCCGATTCCTGGCAGGTCTCGGAAGCACACGAACTGGCGGATACCGGCGCATTCGACGTCATCTACGGGGCCGGATGCCACTGCGCACAACCGATCGAAAAGTATCACAATACGTGGATCGTCTACGGGCTCGGCAACGCGGTGACCGTCACCTCCTACATCCCCGGCAACGAGGTCAACAACCAAGGTGTGAGCGCGCGCATCCAGTTCGCGGGCAAGCGCGGCAAGCCCGGCACATGGCGGGTCAACCGGATCGACTGGGTGCCGACCGCGAATATGCAGCAAGGGCAATACCGATGGTGTCCGATCTCCAACGACCACCCCGACGGCTTCTGTTGGAGCCCGGAGACCGACACGCAGCAGGAGCAACGCATCAATAACATCATCTATTCGCTGGGCGCCGACAACAATGTCGTGCACGAGTGGCGGCTGACTGACGAACAACAGCAGCAACCTCAGCTACAATCACAGCCGCAGCAGAAACAACAACAGAAGAAGTAG
- a CDS encoding NAD(P)H-dependent oxidoreductase, whose product MTKIAVFVGSLRKDSYNKNLAKNIERLSPESVEFDYIDMDLPLYNQDLDGNMPAKVVEMKQTVEAADGVLFVTPEYNRSFSGVIKNAIDWASRPWGKSSFAGKPAAIAGASMGALGATQAQQALRNVVLFLDMKLMGQPELYFNAITGLDENGKVVEGSEDFLRGFAEAFAKHVEANK is encoded by the coding sequence ATGACCAAGATCGCTGTTTTCGTCGGATCGCTGCGCAAGGATTCCTACAATAAGAACCTCGCCAAGAACATCGAGCGCCTGTCGCCAGAAAGCGTCGAGTTCGACTACATCGACATGGACCTGCCGCTTTACAACCAGGACCTCGACGGCAATATGCCAGCCAAGGTAGTCGAGATGAAGCAGACCGTCGAAGCCGCCGACGGCGTGCTGTTCGTCACCCCGGAATACAACCGCAGCTTCTCCGGCGTCATCAAGAACGCCATCGACTGGGCATCCCGTCCGTGGGGCAAGAGCTCCTTCGCCGGCAAGCCCGCCGCCATCGCCGGCGCCTCAATGGGTGCCCTCGGCGCGACCCAGGCCCAGCAGGCCCTGCGCAACGTCGTCCTCTTCCTCGACATGAAGCTTATGGGCCAGCCCGAACTGTACTTCAACGCCATCACCGGCCTGGATGAGAACGGCAAGGTCGTCGAGGGCTCCGAAGACTTCCTGCGGGGCTTTGCCGAGGCTTTCGCCAAGCACGTTGAGGCCAACAAGTAA
- a CDS encoding CE1759 family FMN reductase, with the protein MSPEETTDIVALAAKAEAGVKQYRLTVVNAGISEPSSTRRLAKEITNKAEAYLEARGKVVAVEMVNLKEISEDIAKASVAFESSNRLKEAVSAVSAADGLIVASPIYKASYSGLFKAFWDLVPRDAITNMPMVLAATGGSNRHALVPDVVMRGLFAFFRAVPTATSLMATKEDFDTPELENREKRAATELGALMLSGVRHEPVDEPSEGLDW; encoded by the coding sequence GTGAGTCCTGAGGAGACGACAGATATTGTGGCACTGGCCGCCAAGGCTGAGGCCGGGGTGAAGCAGTACCGCTTGACGGTGGTCAATGCCGGCATTTCGGAACCTTCCAGCACGCGCCGGCTTGCCAAGGAGATCACCAACAAGGCTGAGGCGTATCTTGAGGCCCGTGGCAAGGTTGTTGCTGTTGAAATGGTCAATCTCAAAGAGATTTCCGAGGACATTGCGAAGGCTTCGGTGGCTTTTGAGTCCAGCAACCGTCTTAAGGAAGCCGTATCCGCGGTTTCGGCAGCAGACGGCCTTATCGTTGCCTCGCCGATTTATAAGGCTTCGTATTCTGGGCTGTTCAAGGCGTTCTGGGATCTTGTCCCGCGCGATGCCATCACCAACATGCCGATGGTTTTGGCTGCCACTGGTGGCTCGAACCGCCATGCCTTGGTGCCTGACGTCGTGATGCGTGGCTTGTTCGCGTTCTTCCGCGCTGTGCCGACGGCCACGAGCCTGATGGCCACCAAAGAGGATTTCGATACTCCAGAACTGGAAAACCGTGAAAAGCGTGCCGCCACGGAGTTGGGTGCGTTGATGCTTTCCGGCGTACGGCATGAGCCCGTCGATGAGCCTAGCGAAGGTTTGGATTGGTGA
- a CDS encoding NAD-dependent succinate-semialdehyde dehydrogenase yields the protein MVYQTVNPYTNELVKEYPFATDEELQDTITLADKTFHDMLSQPIAERAKILHKVAALFREKSDELSEICTVDMGKLVSESAGEVELCAVIADWFADHSEDLLKPDKLDSIVAGDARVLHQPVGVVVMVEPWNFPYYQIMRVFAPNFMLGNTMILKHASNTPTSAKRFCEVVEEAGAPKGALTNMFLTYDQVTKAIEDPRVQGAALTGSERGGVAVAGAAGKALKKSTMELGGMDPFIVLGDADMDALADIAWRVRLYNAGQVCTSAKRFIVMDNVYDRFVDDMVEAFSKVTPGDPMDPATTIAPMNSKRAKEKLQNQFDEAVAAGAKIAYQFPQIDSKGQFFRPAVLTDITPDNPGYKTEMFGPVAAIYKVHSEEEAVALANDNPYGLGGMLFCGDKDHGAEVAAKVYTGMMFVNTPLASLPDIPFGGVKLSGYGREMSRLGQMAFTNDKLLVTADHFDKANAPGALFAAQDL from the coding sequence ATGGTTTATCAAACCGTCAATCCATATACCAACGAATTGGTAAAGGAATATCCGTTCGCAACCGATGAGGAATTGCAGGACACGATCACACTGGCCGACAAGACCTTCCACGACATGTTGAGTCAGCCGATCGCCGAGCGCGCCAAGATTCTGCACAAGGTCGCAGCGCTCTTCCGCGAGAAGTCCGACGAACTCTCCGAGATCTGCACGGTCGACATGGGCAAGCTGGTCAGTGAGTCGGCGGGTGAGGTCGAGCTGTGTGCCGTAATCGCCGACTGGTTCGCCGATCACAGCGAGGATCTCTTGAAGCCAGACAAGCTCGACAGCATCGTCGCCGGAGACGCGCGGGTGCTGCACCAGCCCGTCGGCGTCGTGGTGATGGTGGAGCCTTGGAACTTCCCGTACTATCAGATCATGCGCGTATTCGCGCCGAACTTCATGCTGGGCAACACGATGATTCTGAAGCACGCTTCCAACACCCCGACCTCGGCAAAGCGTTTCTGCGAGGTCGTCGAGGAGGCCGGAGCCCCCAAGGGTGCGCTGACCAACATGTTCCTGACCTACGATCAGGTCACCAAGGCGATTGAGGACCCGCGCGTCCAGGGCGCGGCGCTCACCGGTTCCGAGCGTGGCGGCGTCGCCGTCGCGGGTGCCGCAGGCAAGGCGCTGAAGAAGAGCACCATGGAGCTGGGCGGTATGGATCCGTTCATCGTTCTGGGTGACGCTGATATGGACGCTCTCGCCGACATCGCGTGGCGCGTCCGCCTCTACAACGCCGGTCAGGTCTGCACCTCGGCCAAGCGCTTCATCGTCATGGACAACGTCTACGACCGCTTCGTCGACGATATGGTTGAGGCGTTCTCCAAGGTTACTCCAGGCGACCCGATGGATCCGGCGACCACCATCGCCCCGATGAACTCGAAGCGTGCCAAGGAGAAGCTGCAGAACCAGTTCGACGAAGCCGTGGCTGCGGGCGCGAAGATCGCTTACCAGTTCCCACAGATCGATTCGAAGGGCCAGTTCTTCCGTCCGGCCGTCCTTACCGACATCACCCCGGACAACCCGGGTTACAAGACCGAGATGTTCGGCCCAGTGGCGGCAATCTACAAGGTCCACAGCGAAGAAGAGGCTGTGGCGCTCGCCAACGACAATCCCTACGGGCTGGGCGGCATGCTCTTCTGCGGCGACAAGGACCATGGTGCCGAAGTGGCCGCGAAGGTCTACACGGGCATGATGTTCGTCAACACCCCGCTCGCCTCGCTGCCTGACATCCCGTTCGGCGGCGTGAAGCTCTCCGGCTATGGCCGCGAGATGTCTCGTCTGGGCCAGATGGCGTTCACCAACGACAAGCTCTTGGTCACCGCCGACCACTTCGACAAGGCCAACGCCCCCGGCGCGCTCTTCGCCGCGCAGGATCTGTGA